A window of Hallerella porci genomic DNA:
ACGGCTATTGCCCGTCCAAAGGGCTTCTCGCCACCCGCGAATTTCTGGCAAGCGAAACGAACAAGCTCGGCGGCGTCCAGATCACCGCTGACGACATCCTATTTTTCAATGGACTCGGGGACGCGATTTCCACCATCTACAGCCTCCTTTCCATGACGACCCGCATCATCGGGCCGTCCCCCGCCTACAGTACCCACAGTTCCGCCGAAGCCTCCCATGCGCATGCTTCCCCGCTGGTCTATCACCTGCGCCCGGAAAATCACTGGCTCCCGGACTTGGAAGAGCTCGAGAACAAAGTGAAATACAACCCGAGCATCGCGGGCATCCTGATTATTAATCCAGACAATCCGACGGGAATGGTTTACCCGATTGAGCATCTGGAAAAAATGGTCAAAATTGCAAAGGACTACCACCTCTGCATCATCTGCGACGAGATTTACAACAAAATCACCTACAACGGAGCCGTCGCCCATCCGCTTGCCACCTATATCGGCGACGTTCCGGGCATTTCGCTGAACGGCATTTCCAAGCAATATCCGTGGCCGGGTTCCCGCTGCGGCTGGGCGGAATATTACAACCGCGACAAGGATCCCGAATTTGACGCATTCTGCCGCGCGATTGACAATGCCAAGATGATCGAGGTCTGCTCCACAACCATTCCGCAGCTGACGATTCCCAAGGTTCTCGGCGATACGCGCTACAAAATCCACCGCGACGCGCTGAACGAAAAAATCGGACGGCGCAGCGCGCTCATCAACGAAATTCTCTCGGAAGTTCCCGAACTGTATTTCAACCCGACCTACGGCGCGTTCTACAACACGATCGTCTTCAAGCCGGGAGTTCTCAACGACAGGCAAACACTGCCCGTCGAAAATCCGGAAATCCGAAGCCTTGTCGAGAAGTGGACGGAAAACGTCTCCAGCCTGGATTACCGCTTCGTCTATTACCTGCTCGCCTCGACCGGAGTCTGCGTCGTTCCCATCAGCAGCTTCTGCAGCGAACTCCAGGGATTCCGCATCACGCTCCTCGAAGAAGACGAAGACGAACTGCGCCTCGTCTTTTCCAAAATCCGGGACGCCATCAAGGCTTACGTAAAAAGCGCATAACCGGTTTTAGCCAAAAGGTTTCTTTCGCAAAAAACAGTTTCGTCCCGAACACGGAGCTGTTTTTGTTTCTGCAAAATTCTTTTGCTGTAGTGAAATGTTTTTCGCTGGCGCGGTCCTTAAGCGACACGTGTAAAAGACAAGTACGGAGTGAACTAGGGCAGGAATAACGGAATAAAGCGAAATTTGCTACAGCGAAACGCCTTGGAATTTTATGAAGATATTTGCATTTTTTTGGGGGGAATTTACCATTTCTTGACGCAATTATGACATTTTTCTATTATTATATAAATAACAAAATCTCAAAAAAGAATTTGGAGATTATTTAATGAATTCTTTGTTTTTTTTGCCATATTCATTTCTCTTTCCGCCGCTTGGGGCGGCGATTTTGCAGATGCAAAAGCGAAATACAAAGATTCTCCCCAAAAAAAGAATTCCGAAATAATATGGTTGGAACCGCACGACCCTACTTATCTCCCTTATGACGTTTGCAGCGATCCCAATTCAATAACCGCGACAAAAATGGAAGAAAAGGTCGATTCCTATTGGGACGACGCCGATGGCTTATGGGAAACCGTAACCCAGGATCACGGATATTGCCTGTTCAGCATCATAAAAATTTCTTACGACGTGACATGCCTCAACAAGCTTCGCTATCCCGGAGTGAAATACTTTTTCTCGGGCAAAAAATGCCTAAAATCCGGTTGGACCCATGGAAATTTTTCATCAGAAGAAAAAGACTTTCTCAAAAACGTCCATGATTGGCGCGAAATTTCTTTGGACAGTTAAAAAACGGACGGATCCATCGCCAGCATAAGAACCAGCTTCAACACTTGGAACTTCAAGCAGAAATTTGACAAGGAAAATCTAAAGGAACACTGAAAAGAGCAGCGCGTCGCATTCCCCGAATGGAAATATGTCGGGGAACCGGGAAAAAAGTTAGCGCGGCCTGTGGTCTTCGTTCACGGTTTAGACAGTGATTTTGAAGTCTGGGGCGTCGAATCGACATCGAATCTAAAAGGGAGCGAAAAGAAAAATTCTGTAGAATTTCAGCAGGGACTTGTCAAAAAATACGAGCGAGGCTCAGCGCCTGATATTTTAGCTAGAGCCCAAAACATCGACAATACCGAAGCCAACATCAACCACAACGGAATCTATTTTTTCCAAGCTCCGGGA
This region includes:
- a CDS encoding pyridoxal phosphate-dependent aminotransferase; translation: MRKRLLTEGAKELSYEIREIVKKANQLKALGLKIYWENIGDPIEKHCQVPEWIKEIVGEIVEENKSYGYCPSKGLLATREFLASETNKLGGVQITADDILFFNGLGDAISTIYSLLSMTTRIIGPSPAYSTHSSAEASHAHASPLVYHLRPENHWLPDLEELENKVKYNPSIAGILIINPDNPTGMVYPIEHLEKMVKIAKDYHLCIICDEIYNKITYNGAVAHPLATYIGDVPGISLNGISKQYPWPGSRCGWAEYYNRDKDPEFDAFCRAIDNAKMIEVCSTTIPQLTIPKVLGDTRYKIHRDALNEKIGRRSALINEILSEVPELYFNPTYGAFYNTIVFKPGVLNDRQTLPVENPEIRSLVEKWTENVSSLDYRFVYYLLASTGVCVVPISSFCSELQGFRITLLEEDEDELRLVFSKIRDAIKAYVKSA